The sequence GAGTCACAAGTTGGTTCCTATAGAACAAGCAGTCAGTGACCTGAAGGACCAGCTGGAGTCTGACTTAAAGTCTCTACAGGACAAGAGGgacaaatacaaacaagtgGAGAAAACATACGACAAAATGCTGAAACTCTCCAAGAAGCAGCTGTTGTCCACAGAGAAGCAGATCAGAGCAGAGTTCAACAAGCTCCACAAGTTcctgaaagaggaggaggagtccaGACTGGCGgctctgagggaggaagaggagcagaaggggAAGAATAtcagcagagagatgaagatgatTGAGGAGCAGAtctcctctctgacagacaGTATCTCTGCTGTTGAAGAAGACCTGCAGAAACCCGTCATGCCGTTCCTCAGCAGTTATAAACCCACTCAGAGCAGAGCCAGAGAGCAGTGCTCACTGTCGGATCCTCAGCTGGTCTCAGGAGCGCTGGTAGATGTGGCCAAACACCTGGGCAATCTGTCCTTCACAGTCTGGGACAAGATGAAGGACAAGGTCCACTTCAGTCCTGTCATTCTGGATCCAAACACTGCAAACACCCGGCTCTGCCTGTCTGATGATCTGACCAGTGTGAGACGTGGactcacacaccagcagcttcCTGACAATCCAGAGAGATTCAGTGGATATTGCACTGTTCTGGGATCTGTGGGCTTCAGCTCAGGGAAGCACAgctgggaggtggaggtgggagaTCATCCTGACTGGATTGTAGGTTTGGCTAAAGAGTCAGTTGAAAGGAAGGGAGAGGTACCTGTTTCACCAGATTCTGGATTCTGGTGTTTATGGTATCGCAGTGGAAAATACATTAATGCTGTTGGTCAGACTGTCAAAGTGAAGAAGAGTCTCCAGAAGATCGGAGTCCAGCTGGACTGTGACAGAGGGGAGGTGTCCTTCTATAACCCTGAAGACATGAGTCAGATCTGCTCTCACAGAGACACTTTCACTGAGAAACTCTTCCCATATTTTTATGTTGGACTGACTGGTGATGCTAAAACTGCTGATATAAAAATCTGTTAACATGAGATTTCTCTGGGATGTTCAGGGAGTATCATCTAATTCAAAAACACATGTAGAAAATGTGGAGCATTATTATATTTGAAGGAATCAGGAGTAGatttcttgtgatcattttttttaatcttcaagGCACAGCTACAGCCCTACGTCTGCATACAGTGTATTATTTCAAATAGGTTTTAATCTTaaatcacataaacacagaaaacctCAGCTTCTTTATTTTGTGATGCTTCAtaattgcttttcttctttccattATCCAAGTTTTGAAAGTAATTCAGTAAATaacttatttttcttcattaagattttttaaagcttgttaataaatcatttactgtacagaagGACCAAACACTGAATGTTGACTGTCagatatattctatatattgtTTACGTTTTATCCATCCGAACAAAATCAGAGTCCTTATTTGTGCTTCTGTGACTGTAGAAAATTGCTCACCaaatttacagtttatttttctttaaggATCAGCATATATTAGTCGCCCACAATTGCAAAGACATCAAAACAGGTCCATCAAATACTGTCTTCTACACTGTGTGGATTTGAGGTGCAACTAAAGACTTATTATTATCGattctattgattttttttaagtaaataaaacacGAAAGTATCAAATTGGGCAAATAGTTGAATGAATTTTAGCTTGATACATGATTTCAGTTATTCATCATTGTTCTCATGtccaataaaatacacatattaACTACAAAACTCTGATCTGGTCTTTGAATTGCAGATGCTGAATTTTTCCATCTTCATCTCTAACATTAATCTTTATAATTACACATCAGCAGTTATTTCATAATTCTTGAACATCAAAGGTGGAGCTGCCGTTTGTTCCTGTGCGTTTATGTTCACCGGCACTTAGGTGTGAAACAACCCATCAGCACACGAGTGTGTTGGATGGACTTCAGGGTTTACGCCAGTTAACTGTGGAGTCATGTATGTTTTCTACCTGGTCTCTCGATTTGCTTCAGTCAATAAAAACCAGAGCTGAGCTGCGATTTGATGCgtctgtaaacacagaaaggGATTCACTTTTctatttaaatgatcattttattgaTAACACCTTAACACATTTTCTTGAAGTTATAGAAACACGTGTAGCACGTAAGAGAACAGAGCAATAATCCGAAGAATCAGAGAACTAGAGgattaatattattatacagAAGAAACCCAAAgtgacaaaaagagacaaagggAAACTAGAAAGAGCCAACTGCAGAGAAATGATTGAATAAGGCTGGAAACGGAGGGAATGGGAGAAAGCGTGAAAGACGCCCTACGAAGAGAAGCCAACTCAGTGTTGTCAGTGCAACTTAGTCACTGGCTGGAGAAAGAAGATGGCAGAGGTTCAGAGTGAACACAGTGGCTCCAGTTTATCTCTGTAATACGTCATCTGACTAAAGAGCTGACAGGAAGGCAGCAGagctcacactgacacagagatACTACAGAAGGACAGCTGCTGTAGTTTATATGGAGGGCTGcacaattaatcattttcaaTCATGATTTCAGCTTTGATCATTCACATAGAATCATTATCTATCAGCGGTATTGGTACATTTCCTTTTGTTAAGAATGTAAAAAGTGTCTGGAAACAGTTTCTgataaaagatgaataaaggAGAATGATTTTGCTCCCCAAAAACACTGAGATCATGATCTTGATGCTGATACGTGACTGAATCCTCAAAGTGCAGTCAGGATGGTTATTTTGGTCATAATGGTGCAGCCCTGAAGTACTGGAAGCTTTTTCTTATTCTACAGTGATAAACTGCTGTTGTCTCTGACTGGATCGTCAGATGTGACACTAAAGTCAGCTTATTGTGCAGCTACATTAGAAGCATCGACCTGccatccatctgtgtgtgtttgtgctttactTTGTGTGACGGCGCCCCCGCTGGAGCTCTCTGAAGTGCCTCTAATCTGTTGCTTGGACTCGAGTGCTGTCCCCCAGAGTGACACGCAGGCGCAGGTGAAGCACCCCCAGTCACTCTTGGTGCTGAAGGCCTGACAAGCGCTCCTCGTGTTCTCTCAGCTACGTGCAAAAGGCAGCCAATCTGCACTGACAACACAGAGCCCCATAGAAAAGCATGCGAAATAATCTTCATCACCGTCAACATCCTCATAGTCATCCTCATAGTGCCACAGTCATAAGCATCATCGTCCTGATCATCATAATCATCTTCATTATATCATCTTGAGACAAAAATAGTTATATGCACTTAAAAAGCTGAGAAAATAGATAGAGAAAGGTCGAGTATACCAGCATTCAGTAGAAAATGAGAAaccaaataaaaaggaaaacaccaaaaaaaacaaaaaacaaacaaagaacaagTGTCTTGTTGACTGTCATGCAAATAAAACGCCAGCTATGCTGCTAGTTAGTTGCAGTTGTGTAATACTGTGTACTCCCTCATTTTAAATATGTGACTCTTATTATATTGATTTTCAAGGCTAGTAAACACACTAAGAAGAACAGAAGAACAACACCTTTGTACTTTACATGCTgctatttcttctttttatggAAGAGGGTCGGGTCATGTTTGGTTAATACGATCACGCATGAACGCCTTCAGGTAACCTTGGAACTTTTAGTAACAGAGCAGGGTCAACTAGGCATTAACACTGTCACTGGATGAGACACGAGTACAATACAACGACTCAGTGGTtcaccttgaaaaaaaaaaccattcgagaaaaaaacaaaaattcatCACCTTACAAAAAGGCGATGAAGCTTTTGGTGGGATAGTTCAAACAAAATACAGTCCTGTATTATATGTGGTTATTTTAAGTGGTTAATTGTCCGATTctagggaggaaaaaaaggacacCACAAAACGTCActaattatttcaaaaacaacTTAGATGTAAAGTTGCAGAGGAAAAatagcagaaaaagaaatagtaaTTCACACCATGTTGGTcgttaaagaaaaacacatgcaggATGCAAATTGGGTGTACTATCCCTTTACAACCAGTCACGTTTTACATGGAGCAGTGTCCCTTTGAACAACAACAGACAGTACTTGCACAAGTGCATGAGCTGTACAAtaggaaaacaacagcaaaaggaagaagaaaaaaaaaaagcacattaaaaatatccaccaaaataaataaataaatattcaaaataaatagaaaccTGAGGACTACTCACCAAACCGACTGCCCGGTCTCTCAAAATCTTGGTCTGACCAATAGGGGCGAGACAAATGTGAAGGCAGCCAGTGGTGGACGAGCAAAGTACAGAGGAGCTGATGGCAAGTCAAACCCCCACAAAATCAGTTTTCAGTGCTGCAAAGTCCATCGGATTAATCCTGCCACCCCTGGCACAAGCACTTTATATCATAAAAAGCTgataattcattaaaaacacaatacatgaaaaaaaaaaactgatcaaaTCATAAGAAAACAAGTTACTGGGCTGAAGGCAGGGGACTGATACATCCTCCGAAAATAAAgccttctccttcatctctcacACAACACACCTAGAAAATTCCCGCTCCCCCCCAGGCTTGTTAAGAATACACACTGAGAGCATCGGATGTACTGTACATGcttgcaaacacaaacacacagacacacacacacacatatataaatattgcACCCTGTGGCAAAGGACAGCCTTGAAATGAGGAGCCAGACTACAGAGCACAGCAGTCCTGCGCAAACCTCAGTATCTGCAGACTTTTATGAACTCGTGGTTTGGAAAacacactcaagcacacacCCGCTGAACTCTTCATCACTGATTTGGGCCTAACCTGACATATAGACAGCCAGTGGCACCAGCTTTCTGCACAATTGCGTTGGAAGTGAGAAAGGTCACACAGCCGCCGACATCCTTCCTTTAGActaacaactttttttttgtcattttgattaaaaaaaaaaa comes from Pempheris klunzingeri isolate RE-2024b chromosome 7, fPemKlu1.hap1, whole genome shotgun sequence and encodes:
- the LOC139203786 gene encoding zinc-binding protein A33-like translates to MAEKADLFESFLTCHVCSETFRDPVSLSCNHSFCSSCLQKFWEQAKNQNCPICKRKSSKDNLVVNFPLKEVADSFAERQNNGSSERKSEKEKEVGCEKHPEVPHWFCKDENKAVCPVCEFSLHQSHKLVPIEQAVSDLKDQLESDLKSLQDKRDKYKQVEKTYDKMLKLSKKQLLSTEKQIRAEFNKLHKFLKEEEESRLAALREEEEQKGKNISREMKMIEEQISSLTDSISAVEEDLQKPVMPFLSSYKPTQSRAREQCSLSDPQLVSGALVDVAKHLGNLSFTVWDKMKDKVHFSPVILDPNTANTRLCLSDDLTSVRRGLTHQQLPDNPERFSGYCTVLGSVGFSSGKHSWEVEVGDHPDWIVGLAKESVERKGEVPVSPDSGFWCLWYRSGKYINAVGQTVKVKKSLQKIGVQLDCDRGEVSFYNPEDMSQICSHRDTFTEKLFPYFYVGLTGDAKTADIKIC